The following are encoded in a window of Flavobacterium psychrotrophum genomic DNA:
- a CDS encoding 2TM domain-containing protein, translating to MNSIVKEFLKALGLGIIIFVVLLLINVVNGYNVVLDYSLFLQLFYIVIYTLALHMANAGVVLLTDRILGGRRIGIKRLLIGFVASFVVSVLIIFLLRMFEDVVMEGKTISQYFAEERISNFYVAIAITLVITLSLHIFYFYKNYQENRVKQQKIIAGTASAKFETLKNQIDPHFLFNSLNVLSSLIEENPENAQRFTTSLSKVYRYVLEQKDKELISVAEELAFAKTYMNLLKMRFENSVFYEVQENLTNHDAMVVPLSLQLLLENTVKHNVVSQQKPLRIRIFEQNGYLVVQNDYQKKEVLQDRRGVGLQNIISRYAIVTARKVQIEQDEKHFTVKLPMLTKQVTIMEPVYTENETRYYKAQKKVEEIKGFYGNLLSYIVVIIGLAILNFMTSPGHWWFLYPALGWGLGVVAHGMSVFNYMPFLGSGWEDRKIKEFMEREKNNRWK from the coding sequence ATGAATAGTATAGTAAAAGAGTTTTTAAAGGCGCTGGGCCTGGGCATTATCATATTTGTGGTGTTGCTGCTTATTAATGTTGTTAATGGCTATAATGTAGTGCTGGACTATAGTTTGTTCTTACAGCTCTTTTACATCGTGATTTATACGCTTGCCCTGCATATGGCTAATGCCGGGGTGGTTTTGCTTACCGACCGTATTTTAGGAGGCCGCCGCATAGGTATAAAGCGTTTACTAATTGGCTTTGTAGCATCGTTTGTAGTGTCGGTGCTTATCATCTTTTTACTGCGAATGTTTGAAGATGTAGTGATGGAGGGCAAAACCATATCGCAGTATTTTGCCGAGGAGCGCATTTCAAATTTTTATGTTGCCATTGCCATTACGCTGGTCATTACGCTTTCGCTGCACATCTTCTACTTCTACAAGAACTATCAGGAGAACCGTGTAAAGCAGCAAAAGATTATAGCGGGTACGGCTTCGGCAAAGTTCGAAACGCTGAAAAACCAGATAGATCCGCATTTTTTGTTCAACAGCCTTAATGTACTGAGTTCGCTTATTGAAGAAAACCCTGAAAATGCACAACGCTTTACTACATCGCTCAGCAAAGTGTACCGTTATGTACTGGAACAAAAAGACAAGGAGCTGATAAGTGTTGCAGAGGAGCTGGCTTTCGCCAAAACGTACATGAACCTCTTAAAGATGCGCTTTGAAAACAGCGTGTTTTATGAAGTGCAGGAAAACCTTACCAATCATGATGCCATGGTGGTGCCTTTATCGCTACAACTGCTGCTTGAAAATACCGTAAAGCACAATGTTGTAAGCCAGCAAAAGCCATTGCGCATAAGGATATTTGAACAGAACGGTTATTTAGTAGTGCAAAACGATTACCAAAAGAAAGAGGTACTACAGGATCGCCGTGGCGTTGGGCTGCAAAACATCATCAGCCGATATGCAATTGTTACTGCCCGAAAGGTGCAGATAGAACAGGACGAAAAACATTTTACCGTAAAATTACCAATGCTTACCAAACAAGTTACCATCATGGAACCCGTATATACCGAAAACGAAACCCGTTATTATAAAGCACAGAAAAAAGTGGAAGAGATTAAAGGCTTTTATGGTAATCTCTTGTCTTATATAGTTGTTATCATTGGCCTTGCCATACTTAACTTTATGACAAGCCCCGGGCACTGGTGGTTTTTATACCCTGCGCTGGGTTGGGGCTTAGGGGTGGTGGCACACGGTATGAGCGTGTTTAATTATATGCCCTTTTTAGGCTCAGGTTGGGAAGACCGAAAGATAAAAGAGTTTATGGAACGGGAAAAAAACAACAGGTGGAAGTAA
- a CDS encoding SIR2 family NAD-dependent protein deacylase, with the protein MPKENLFKHIRSEDVILWAGAGLSLYAGYPSGTELKNIILNDLSQSEKTDINENLPLTDLTEEYCRLKLSSRNSLINILNKTFKDYTPLTTFLHEQIASIPHFKTIVTTNYDSLFENAYHGRSEKIFHSKHIPYLDKNKVHIYKIHGDLSDPDSIIITKDDYNKFFKSNLENNILWTSVKACIASKNILFLGYNLEDSNIQVVFDKIAEGLSLNRKEAFFIAPNLPQSKINWLIQKGIHYINLTGKEFIIELISNIKENIFQDFKNQIVTPDTFRSFTTSNNLKVNIESSESSYALKSISGKNGTLKYNIDFSLNENKNLENFFSGKEFGTVEINEDNLSKFRVTSESGIKILDNDSGRLKLKSKPTSILKIDLSFTNGYEIFSQDVEVYSSQHKIEMRLLLNAGLLLLDANPKPDSTEPEMKIKVSYRLNEKYTLRDGIQFFKTLSGITSGQDVTVRFHGGNSFTKSLSFFEPFHLHSSSILRYFENLKIIEHHHHLNFPEFSIDNITDEFVDHINCIGEVIKYGELLYEEDIEVKCRITKSEKAIQELININDDNKATPLIIDYINSETLNICNIDVEIGKHEIEILEPYISNLAEVIENRNSLVIIKSKVKKYKIRLKEPN; encoded by the coding sequence ATGCCTAAAGAAAATTTATTTAAACATATTAGAAGTGAAGATGTAATTTTATGGGCTGGCGCAGGTCTTTCATTGTATGCGGGATACCCATCCGGAACAGAATTAAAGAATATTATTTTAAACGATTTAAGTCAATCTGAGAAAACTGATATTAATGAAAATCTTCCACTAACTGATTTGACTGAAGAATATTGTAGATTAAAATTAAGTAGCAGAAATAGTTTAATAAATATTCTAAATAAAACCTTCAAGGATTATACTCCTCTCACGACTTTTTTACATGAACAAATTGCATCAATACCTCATTTTAAAACTATAGTCACAACCAACTACGATTCTTTGTTTGAAAATGCATATCATGGAAGATCTGAAAAAATTTTTCATTCTAAACACATACCTTATTTAGACAAAAATAAAGTACATATTTATAAAATTCATGGTGACCTATCAGACCCCGATAGTATTATAATAACAAAAGATGATTACAATAAGTTTTTCAAAAGTAATCTAGAAAATAATATTTTATGGACATCAGTTAAGGCATGCATCGCTAGTAAAAATATTTTATTCCTAGGGTATAATTTAGAGGATAGCAATATACAGGTCGTGTTTGATAAAATCGCAGAAGGATTATCATTAAATCGTAAGGAGGCTTTTTTTATAGCCCCTAACCTTCCACAAAGTAAGATAAATTGGTTAATACAAAAAGGAATTCACTATATAAATTTGACTGGAAAAGAATTCATTATTGAATTAATTAGTAACATCAAAGAAAACATATTTCAAGATTTTAAAAATCAAATAGTTACACCCGACACGTTTAGAAGTTTTACCACATCAAACAACCTAAAAGTAAATATTGAGAGTAGTGAATCATCTTATGCTTTAAAATCAATTTCAGGTAAGAATGGTACTTTAAAATATAACATTGATTTTTCCTTAAATGAGAACAAAAATTTAGAGAATTTTTTTTCAGGCAAGGAATTTGGCACAGTTGAAATTAATGAAGATAATCTATCAAAATTTCGTGTAACTAGTGAATCCGGAATTAAAATTCTTGACAATGATAGTGGACGATTAAAACTAAAAAGTAAGCCTACATCTATATTAAAAATTGATTTATCTTTTACTAATGGATATGAAATATTTAGTCAAGATGTAGAAGTCTATAGCTCACAACACAAGATTGAAATGAGGTTACTCTTAAATGCAGGTTTATTACTCTTAGATGCTAACCCAAAACCCGATAGTACTGAGCCTGAAATGAAAATTAAAGTTTCGTATAGATTAAATGAGAAATATACTCTAAGAGATGGTATTCAATTCTTTAAAACTTTAAGCGGAATCACTTCAGGTCAAGATGTAACAGTTCGCTTTCACGGTGGAAATTCCTTTACGAAAAGTTTATCTTTTTTTGAACCTTTTCATTTACATTCTTCTTCAATATTAAGATATTTTGAAAATCTTAAGATAATTGAACATCACCATCATTTAAATTTCCCCGAGTTTTCAATTGACAATATTACAGATGAATTTGTTGATCACATAAATTGCATAGGAGAAGTGATTAAATATGGAGAGCTTCTCTACGAGGAAGATATTGAAGTAAAATGTAGAATTACTAAATCGGAAAAAGCAATTCAAGAACTTATTAATATAAATGATGACAATAAAGCTACACCATTAATAATAGACTATATTAATTCAGAAACATTAAATATCTGCAATATAGATGTGGAAATTGGCAAACATGAGATTGAAATACTTGAACCCTATATATCAAATTTAGCAGAAGTTATAGAAAACAGGAATAGCTTGGTCATAATCAAGAGCAAAGTCAAAAAATATAAAATAAGGCTAAAAGAACCTAACTAA
- the rplT gene encoding 50S ribosomal protein L20, with protein sequence MPRSVNSVASRARRKRVLKQAKGFFGRRKNVWTVAKNAVEKAMVYAYRDRKQKKRNFRALWIMRINAGARLHGQSYSQFMGNVKAAGIELNRKVLADLAANHPEAFTAIVNQVKK encoded by the coding sequence ATGCCAAGATCAGTAAATTCAGTTGCATCTAGGGCCCGTAGAAAAAGGGTTCTTAAGCAAGCCAAAGGTTTCTTTGGAAGACGTAAAAACGTTTGGACAGTAGCCAAAAACGCGGTAGAAAAAGCAATGGTTTATGCTTACCGTGACCGTAAACAAAAAAAGAGAAACTTCCGTGCCCTATGGATCATGCGTATCAACGCTGGTGCAAGGCTACATGGCCAGAGCTACTCTCAATTCATGGGTAATGTTAAAGCTGCAGGTATCGAGCTAAACCGTAAGGTTCTTGCTGACCTTGCTGCTAACCACCCTGAAGCGTTTACTGCAATAGTAAACCAGGTTAAGAAATAA
- the thrS gene encoding threonine--tRNA ligase — MIHITLPDGSVKNFDAGVTPLDVAMSISEGLARNVISASFNGTTVETKTPLTTDGSLILYTFNDKDGKKAFWHSTSHVMAQALQELYPGIKLTIGPAIDNGFYYDVDFNGQSITDKDFKAIEDRVLEIARGKFEFTMRSATKAEALEFYKAEENPYKTELIENLEDGTITFCDHATFTDLCRGGHIPNTGIIKAFKIMSVAGAYWRGDEKNKQLTRVYGISFPKQKDLTEYLELLEEAKRRDHRKLGKELELFAFSQKVGQGLPLWLPKGAALRDRLEQFLKKAQKKAGYEQVVTPHIGQKELYVTSGHYAKYGADSFQPIHTPNEGEEFLLKPMNCPHHCEIYNTRPWSYKDLPKRYAEFGTVYRYEQSGELHGLTRVRGFTQDDAHIFCTPDQLDEEFKKVIDLVLYVFGSLGFENFSAQISLRDQENREKYIGSDENWEKAENAIINAARDKNLNTVVEYGEAAFYGPKLDFMVKDALGRQWQLGTIQVDYNLPERFDLTYKGADNELHRPVMIHRAPFGSMERFIAILLENTAGNFPLWLMPEQAIILSLSEKYENYAKKVLQLLENHEIRAQIDNRNETIGKKIREAEVQKLPFMLIVGEEEEKNGTISVRRHGDSGKSNQTMTVEAFAALVQQEIDKTLKPF, encoded by the coding sequence ATGATACATATTACACTGCCGGACGGTTCGGTAAAAAATTTCGACGCCGGGGTTACTCCCCTGGATGTTGCCATGAGCATTAGTGAAGGACTTGCAAGAAACGTGATTTCTGCATCTTTTAATGGTACCACAGTTGAAACGAAAACCCCACTAACCACCGACGGTTCTCTTATACTGTATACGTTTAACGATAAAGACGGCAAAAAAGCCTTTTGGCACTCTACTTCACACGTTATGGCACAGGCTCTACAGGAACTGTACCCGGGCATTAAGCTTACCATTGGCCCTGCCATTGATAACGGTTTTTACTACGATGTAGACTTTAATGGCCAGAGCATTACCGATAAAGATTTTAAAGCTATAGAAGACCGCGTGCTTGAAATAGCCCGTGGAAAATTTGAATTTACCATGCGTTCTGCTACTAAAGCCGAGGCGCTTGAATTTTATAAAGCAGAAGAAAACCCGTACAAGACCGAGCTTATCGAAAATCTTGAAGACGGTACCATTACCTTTTGCGACCACGCAACGTTTACTGACCTTTGCCGCGGTGGGCACATACCTAACACCGGCATTATAAAGGCCTTTAAAATTATGAGCGTAGCCGGTGCTTACTGGCGCGGCGACGAAAAGAACAAGCAGCTTACCCGCGTATACGGTATTTCTTTCCCTAAACAGAAAGACCTTACCGAGTACCTGGAGCTACTGGAAGAGGCCAAGCGCCGCGACCACCGTAAACTGGGTAAAGAGCTTGAACTGTTTGCCTTCTCACAAAAAGTGGGTCAGGGATTACCGCTATGGTTACCAAAAGGTGCTGCCCTGCGCGACCGTTTGGAACAGTTTTTGAAAAAAGCACAAAAGAAAGCCGGATATGAGCAGGTGGTTACACCACACATAGGGCAAAAAGAATTATACGTTACATCGGGTCACTACGCTAAGTATGGCGCAGATAGCTTCCAGCCGATACACACACCTAACGAGGGTGAGGAATTTTTGCTGAAGCCAATGAACTGCCCGCACCACTGCGAAATATACAATACCAGGCCATGGTCTTACAAAGACCTGCCGAAGCGTTATGCTGAATTTGGCACTGTATACCGTTACGAGCAAAGTGGCGAGCTACACGGGTTAACACGCGTTCGTGGGTTTACCCAGGATGATGCGCACATTTTCTGTACGCCAGATCAGCTTGACGAAGAGTTTAAAAAAGTAATCGACCTTGTACTATATGTATTCGGTTCGCTTGGTTTTGAAAACTTTAGCGCGCAGATATCGCTTCGCGACCAGGAAAACCGTGAAAAGTACATTGGCTCTGACGAAAACTGGGAGAAAGCAGAGAATGCGATTATTAACGCTGCAAGGGATAAGAACCTTAACACTGTAGTAGAATATGGCGAGGCGGCCTTTTATGGCCCTAAGCTGGACTTTATGGTTAAGGATGCCCTGGGTCGCCAGTGGCAGTTAGGAACCATACAGGTAGACTACAACCTGCCTGAGCGCTTTGATTTGACATATAAAGGTGCTGATAATGAGCTGCACAGGCCGGTAATGATTCACCGTGCGCCGTTTGGCTCTATGGAGCGCTTTATAGCGATATTACTTGAAAATACAGCCGGAAACTTCCCGCTTTGGCTAATGCCGGAGCAGGCTATCATATTGTCTTTGAGCGAGAAATATGAAAATTATGCTAAAAAAGTTTTGCAATTGCTGGAAAATCACGAAATTCGCGCCCAAATCGACAACCGAAACGAAACGATTGGCAAGAAAATACGCGAAGCAGAAGTACAAAAGCTTCCGTTTATGCTTATCGTAGGTGAGGAAGAAGAGAAAAACGGAACGATATCTGTACGCCGTCACGGCGACTCAGGCAAGTCGAACCAAACTATGACCGTTGAGGCTTTTGCCGCACTTGTGCAACAAGAGATAGACAAAACATTGAAACCATTCTAA
- the rpmI gene encoding 50S ribosomal protein L35 — protein sequence MPKMKTKSSAKKRFKVTGSGKIKRKHAFKSHILTKKSKKRKLALTHATLVHKTDEKSVQQQLGLR from the coding sequence ATGCCTAAAATGAAAACTAAATCCAGCGCTAAGAAGAGATTCAAGGTAACTGGTTCAGGAAAGATCAAAAGAAAGCACGCTTTCAAAAGTCACATCCTGACTAAAAAGTCTAAAAAACGTAAGTTAGCTCTTACACACGCTACTCTAGTTCACAAGACAGATGAGAAAAGCGTTCAACAGCAATTAGGCCTACGCTAA
- the infC gene encoding translation initiation factor IF-3 yields the protein MAIRNNRGPQPRVEKKDPHRINNYIRVPEVRLVGENIEPGVYKTSQAMQWAEQQELDLVEISPNAEPPVCKIMDYKKFLYEQKKRDKMLKAKATQIVVKEIRFGPQTDEHDYDFKRKNAEKFLKEGSKLKAFVFFKGRSIIYKEQGQILLLKLATDLEEWGKVEAMPVLEGKRMIMFIAPKKKKV from the coding sequence ATAGCTATAAGAAACAACAGGGGGCCACAACCCCGCGTAGAAAAAAAAGATCCGCACAGGATCAATAACTACATTCGCGTACCCGAGGTAAGACTTGTGGGCGAGAACATTGAGCCGGGTGTTTATAAAACATCTCAGGCCATGCAGTGGGCAGAACAGCAGGAGCTTGATCTTGTGGAGATCTCTCCAAATGCTGAGCCGCCTGTGTGTAAGATCATGGACTATAAGAAATTTTTGTACGAGCAAAAAAAGCGCGACAAGATGCTTAAGGCCAAGGCTACACAAATAGTCGTTAAAGAAATACGCTTCGGCCCGCAAACCGATGAGCACGATTATGACTTTAAGCGCAAGAACGCTGAAAAGTTCCTTAAAGAAGGCTCTAAGTTAAAGGCATTCGTTTTCTTTAAAGGCCGTAGTATCATCTATAAAGAACAAGGGCAGATATTGCTGCTTAAACTTGCTACCGATCTTGAAGAGTGGGGTAAAGTTGAGGCAATGCCGGTTCTTGAAGGTAAAAGGATGATTATGTTCATCGCACCTAAAAAGAAAAAGGTATAA
- a CDS encoding DUF4833 domain-containing protein, producing MKKRLTVLLILFTGLLLAQHNYPTPPDAKTRLFYIQHSNNHNTFVYDANLTGKKLNTADPVAVYRLTYTKGGIKEELSNVQRKMAYGVTVVSTEPGSCSFTLAAYPAKKIYVHLEKDGKPEATVTVNGKNILLNKMFLLANKLGTTVEYIDFYGKDTATGKEVKERMYIK from the coding sequence ATGAAAAAGAGACTTACAGTATTGCTTATTTTGTTTACAGGCCTTTTGCTTGCACAGCATAATTACCCCACGCCACCCGATGCTAAAACACGTTTGTTTTACATACAGCATAGCAATAACCATAACACTTTTGTGTATGATGCTAACCTTACGGGCAAAAAACTCAATACGGCCGATCCTGTGGCAGTATATCGCTTAACTTATACAAAGGGAGGTATTAAAGAAGAATTAAGCAACGTGCAGCGAAAAATGGCTTATGGTGTAACTGTAGTGAGTACCGAGCCGGGGTCATGCTCTTTTACGCTGGCTGCTTATCCTGCAAAAAAAATTTATGTGCATCTTGAAAAAGATGGCAAACCGGAAGCTACTGTAACTGTAAATGGCAAAAATATACTGCTTAATAAAATGTTTTTACTGGCAAATAAGCTGGGTACTACTGTTGAGTATATTGACTTTTATGGCAAAGATACTGCAACCGGTAAAGAAGTTAAAGAGAGGATGTATATAAAGTAG